One Sphaeramia orbicularis chromosome 21, fSphaOr1.1, whole genome shotgun sequence DNA window includes the following coding sequences:
- the LOC115412237 gene encoding histamine N-methyltransferase A-like: MAAEVKQTCYEGSCVQSFQFYLEHSGEHQAIVQFAHDILPGELKRIGAGKSSLDVLGVGSGGGQVDVQMLTLLQSAFPSVPVTADIVEGSGPLTDGFKALIAKTPNLQKIPFSFHIMKSEEYETQVKAKGDAKKFDFIHMIQMIYYVEDLAGSIKFFHSLLKANGRLMIIVEAANGGWDILWKTYAKELCTGAITDYRSSAQVVECVKSLGLKYEEHVISHSFDISECFSPSSDTGARLLNFMTAQENFQQSFSPEVRAGILELLKNKCSVQKDDKILFNGSLVAILIHA, translated from the exons ATGGCTGCAGAAGTGAAGCAGACCTGCTACGAGGGCAGCTGCGTCCAGAGCTTCCAGTTCTACTTGGAACATTCAGGAGAACACCAGGCCATTGTGCAGTTCGCTCATGACATCCTGCCCGGAGAATTAAAAAG AATTGGAGCAGGTAAAAGCAGCCTGGATGTACTGGGAGTGGGCAGTGGAGGAG GGCAGGTGGACGTGCAGATGCTCACCCTCCTGCAGTCGGCCTTCCCTTCTGTTCCTGTTACTGCAGACATCGTGGAGGGCAGCGGTCCACTCACAGACGGATTCAAAG cactgatcGCCAAAACCCCCAACCTTCAGAAGATCCCATTTTCTTTCCATATCATGAAAAGTGAAGAGTATGAGACTCAAGTGAAAGCAAAAGGAGACGCGAAGAAGTTCGACTTCATTCACATGATTCAG ATGATCTACTATGTGGAGGACCTTGCTGGATCCATTAAGTTCTTCCACAGCCTTTTGAAGGCCAACGGCAGGTTGATGATCATCGTCGAAGCAG CCAACGGAGGCTGGGACATCCTGTGGAAGACGTACGCCAAAGAGCTGTGCACCGGCGCCATCACAGATTACCGCTCATCAGCACAGGTTGTGGAGTGTGTGAAGAGTCTGGGCCTAAAATACGAGGAACACGTCATCTCCCACAGCTTCGACATCTCTGAATGTTTCAGTCCCAGCAGCGACACCGGAGCTCGGCTGCTGAACTTCATGACGGCGCAGGAGAACTTCCAACAGTCGTTCAGCCCAGAGGTTAGAGCAGGAATATTAGAGCTCCTGAAGAACAAGTGCAGCGTTCAAAAAGATGACAAGATTCTGTTCAACGGCAGCCTGGTCGCTATACTCATTCATGCCTGA